A stretch of Vicia villosa cultivar HV-30 ecotype Madison, WI unplaced genomic scaffold, Vvil1.0 ctg.000045F_1_1_3, whole genome shotgun sequence DNA encodes these proteins:
- the LOC131622962 gene encoding F-box/kelch-repeat protein At3g23880-like has protein sequence MDSYFNFNTSALSTKKQLHSRMSLQPMFVPHELITVILSLLSVKAIQRFRCVSKFWNTFISDSNLTEMHLKISSRNPHFILSIPEYPLTCVVSVFVKQLLESRSITIASETCLSLRWGIREVVGSCNGLLCVLFNSINNEKMMYKFCLWNPATRTISEKLGFFCDYEPSLGPFKFSFGCDYLTGTYKIVALHTQRNEDGESNDDAWISKVRVFNLGDNCWRDIQSFSSVPLVWNKGVHLSGTINWLSIHGAYISLCDGERFRALIPNVKQLVIVSLDLSTETYKTFLLPNDFIEVPCLEPSLRVMMDCLCFSHDFNKTEFVVWQMKELGVQQSWTQLFRIEYFNLQLNNPPTEVDFFYDEYMKCEIPLLSFYISKDGNTLILAYDEINAVIIYNQLDNTVKRTRISNEIDWFTAVDYVESLVSTDWSSTLMVPLDQVCNMYVYF, from the exons ATGGATTCATATTTCAACTTCAATACAAGTGCTCTTTCAACTAAGAAGCAACTTCATTCCAGAATGTCATTGCAACCAATGTTCGTTCCTCATGAGCTCATCACAGTAATTCTCTCTCTCCTTAGTGTGAAAGCCATCCAACGATTCAGGTGTGTAAGCAAATTTTGGAACACTTTTATCTCTGATTCAAATTTGACAGAAATGCACCTTAAGATATCGTCTCGCAACCCTCATTTCATACTATCAATTCCTGAATACCCTCTGACTTGTGTGGTATCGGTATTCGTAAAACAATTACTTGAGAGTCGTTCAATAACTATTGCTAGTGAGACTTGCTTGAGTCTGAGATGGGGAATTCGTGAGGTTGTTGGTTCTTGCAATGGATTGCTATGTGTACTTTTCAATTCTATCAACAatgaaaaaatgatgtacaagtTTTGTTTATGGAACCCAGCAACAAGGACAATATCTgaaaaattaggatttttttgCGACTATGAGCCTTCACTAGGCCCTTTTAAGTTCAGTTTTGGTTGCGATTATTTAACAGGAACATATAAAATAGTGGCACTTCATACCCAACGAAATGAAGACGGTGAGAGCAATGACGATGCTTGGATAAGCAAGGTAAGAGTTTTCAATTTAGGTGATAATTGTTGGAGAGATATTCAAAGTTTTTCGTCGGTTCCTCTAGTTTGGAATAAGGGTGTGCATTTGAGTGGGACTATTAATTGGTTATCTATTCACGGTGCTTACATATCCTTGTGTGATGGAGAAAGATTTAGAGCTTTAATTCCAAATGTTAAACAGTTAGTGATTGTTTCGCTTGATCTTTCGACAGAAACATACAAAACATTTTTGCTGCCTAACGATTTTATTGAGGTACCGTGCCTTGAGCCATCTCTTCGTGTTATGATGGACTGCCTTTGTTTTTCACATGATTTTAACAAAACTGAATTTGTTGTATGGCAAATGAAGGAGCTTGGAGTCCAACAGTCTTGGACTCAATTATTCAGAATTGAATATTTTAATCTTCAGTTGAATAACCCTCCCACTGAAGTTGACTTTTTTTATGATGAATACATGAAATGTGAGATTCCATTATTGTCGTTCTATATTTCGAAAGATGGAAATACATTGATATTGGCATATGATGAAATTAACGCAGTAATTATCTATAATCAACTAGATAATACTGTAAAGAGAACTAGAATTTCCAATGAAATAGACTGGTTTACGGCAGTTGATTATGTTGAAAGCTTGGTTTCAACTGATTGGAG TTCTACTTTAATGGTTCCACTTGACCAAGTTTGTAATATGTATGTGTACTTCTAA